In a single window of the Phocoena sinus isolate mPhoSin1 chromosome 7, mPhoSin1.pri, whole genome shotgun sequence genome:
- the LOC116756410 gene encoding uncharacterized protein LOC116756410, translating into MPGCRGIRVHVCGLSPHPPSPMDGTAGICDPCPPSCSPSPFILKPLCEHMQLQACRLLRLDCLHTGHPESHDNEVIGDAWGWRWGWVVFDQPGVSQVQGRGWRKNRAPSENGKKLSVLQRGEWAWGTRQELRLEKRVRVPRPFQELGSHVLGSGSRGSFTQGPMCACLTSVSGWSLRNDWGEGTNQKAAAFLQARQEGVPVGGGRTGALRGEGSAVVCLESKARRARCLMLP; encoded by the exons ATGCCGGGGTGCCGGGGCATACGTGTGCATGTCTGTGGGCTCAGCCCTCATCCCCCAAGCCCCATGGACGGGACCGCCGGCATCTGCGATCCCTgtccac CATCTTGCTCCCCCAGTCCCTTCATTCTGAAACCCCTCTGTGAGCACATGCagctccaggcatgcaggctccTCAGGTTGGACTGTCTGCACACAGGTCACCCAGAGAGTCATGACAATGAGGTGATAGGTGACGCATGGGGGTGGCGGTGGGGCTGGGTGGTCTTCGACCAGCCTGGGGTCAGCCAggtgcagggcaggggctggcggAAGAACCGGGCACCCTCAGAGAATGGAAAGAAGCTCTCTGTGCTGCAGCGCGGGGAGTGGGCTTGGGGAACGAGGCAAGAGCTGAGGCTGGAGAAGCGTGTGAGGGTTCCGAGGCCGTTCCAGGAGCTGGGGTCTCACGTCTTGGGCAGTGGGAGCCGTGGCAGTTTCACGCAGGGCCCCATGTGTGCCTGCTTGACGTCTGTCTCTGGCTGGAGTCTCAGGAACgactggggggaggggaccaACCAGAAGGCTGCTGCCTTCTTGCAAGCGAGACAGGAGGGTGTTCCGGTGGGCGGGGGCCGGACGGGGGCgctgaggggagagggcagtGCTGTGGTCTGCTTGGAAAGCAAAGCCCGCAGAGCGAGATGCTTGATGCTTCCTTAA